One Cryobacterium roopkundense genomic region harbors:
- a CDS encoding substrate-binding domain-containing protein, translating into MNSFTRTAGAVAVAATLVLGASACSTETTPASTTTADGAAGLTIAFVMGAEADPFFKAMKVGADAEIAAKGDTLIWQGDPSVYSPATQIPIVDQVLAQKPDCLVLIPTDPDALQASVTKATAAGIPVVNVDTHVTDLSDVVSFITGDNTQGGAAAADAMATAIGYTDGGSYEVVVGLTSETATTNVSRLEGFQEQVAAKYPGIEIVDTAYSQSQAATANSNVSNWLTKYPDLAGIFAIDGTNATGASSALQAKGLTGKVALVGYDAYKDNVDLLTEGVFTALVAQDPATEAKQAIDTCHQYIESGNSKDGITAEVTLPNIVLDKSTSTADLAKYTYVQ; encoded by the coding sequence ATGAACAGCTTCACCAGGACCGCCGGCGCTGTCGCCGTTGCCGCCACACTCGTGCTCGGCGCCTCCGCCTGCAGCACAGAAACCACCCCGGCCTCCACGACGACCGCCGACGGAGCCGCGGGACTCACCATCGCCTTCGTCATGGGCGCCGAAGCCGACCCGTTCTTCAAAGCGATGAAGGTCGGCGCCGACGCCGAAATCGCTGCCAAGGGCGACACGCTCATCTGGCAGGGTGACCCTTCCGTCTACTCCCCCGCCACACAGATTCCGATCGTTGACCAGGTGCTGGCACAGAAGCCCGACTGCCTCGTTCTGATCCCGACCGACCCCGATGCCCTCCAGGCCTCCGTCACGAAGGCGACCGCGGCCGGCATTCCCGTGGTGAACGTCGACACCCACGTGACCGACCTCTCCGACGTGGTCTCCTTCATCACCGGTGACAACACGCAGGGTGGCGCCGCCGCCGCAGACGCGATGGCCACGGCCATCGGTTACACGGATGGCGGCTCGTACGAGGTCGTCGTCGGACTGACCTCCGAAACGGCCACCACGAACGTCTCCCGTCTCGAGGGCTTCCAGGAACAGGTTGCCGCGAAGTACCCGGGCATCGAAATCGTCGACACCGCCTACAGCCAGTCACAGGCTGCGACCGCGAACAGTAACGTGAGCAACTGGCTGACCAAGTACCCCGACCTCGCGGGCATCTTCGCCATCGACGGCACCAACGCCACCGGTGCATCCTCGGCACTTCAGGCCAAGGGCCTCACCGGCAAAGTCGCGCTCGTCGGCTACGACGCCTACAAGGACAACGTGGACCTGCTGACCGAGGGCGTCTTCACCGCCCTCGTTGCACAGGACCCGGCCACCGAGGCCAAGCAGGCCATCGACACGTGCCACCAGTACATCGAGAGCGGCAACAGCAAGGACGGCATCACTGCCGAAGTCACCCTGCCGAACATCGTTCTTGACAAGTCCACCTCTACAGCGGACCTGGCCAAGTACACCTACGTTCAGTAG
- a CDS encoding ABC transporter permease, producing MQPRTTRIKDLLINQQTILFLVLVAMVIVFTVLDPIFFSVGVFGNIFLDWGPIILIAIAETFVVISGGIDLSVGANLGFSGVIAAYAMQALTGAGVGDTLAITLGILVAAGTGSVVGYVNALLINRAKLVPFIATLATLGAAGGMSIVLTGGAPIGSGPSSAIALSVPWLGPLSWPGIVVVLIVIIAGLYLHKSRFGRYTYAIGSNSFAALAAGINVKLHLTRIYVLSGLLSGLAGMFLYIRLGSGAPTSGTGNELVAIAAVVIGGVALAGGVGRMSGVVIGSLILAVVPSGLIIVGVEPNWKQVVIAFLIAAAVSLQALRTSSPRRNK from the coding sequence GTGCAGCCGCGCACCACGCGCATCAAGGATCTCCTGATCAACCAGCAGACGATTCTCTTTCTGGTCCTCGTCGCGATGGTCATCGTCTTCACGGTCCTGGACCCGATCTTCTTCTCAGTGGGGGTATTCGGCAATATCTTCCTCGACTGGGGGCCCATCATCCTGATCGCCATTGCTGAGACCTTCGTCGTGATCTCCGGTGGAATCGACCTCTCGGTGGGTGCCAACCTCGGCTTCTCCGGTGTCATCGCGGCCTACGCCATGCAGGCGCTCACCGGTGCCGGCGTCGGCGATACCCTTGCGATCACGCTCGGCATCCTCGTCGCTGCCGGCACGGGATCAGTCGTCGGCTATGTCAATGCGCTGCTGATCAACCGCGCGAAACTTGTTCCATTTATCGCGACCCTGGCGACTCTCGGCGCCGCCGGCGGCATGTCCATCGTCCTCACGGGCGGCGCCCCCATCGGAAGCGGCCCGTCGAGTGCCATCGCGCTCAGCGTGCCGTGGCTCGGCCCGCTGTCCTGGCCGGGGATCGTCGTCGTCCTGATCGTGATCATCGCGGGCCTCTACCTGCACAAGTCGCGCTTCGGCCGTTACACGTACGCGATCGGCTCGAATTCGTTCGCCGCCCTCGCCGCAGGCATCAACGTCAAATTGCACCTCACTCGCATTTATGTTCTCTCCGGGTTGCTCTCGGGCCTCGCCGGAATGTTCCTCTACATCCGCCTCGGCTCCGGCGCCCCGACCTCGGGAACCGGCAACGAGCTCGTGGCCATCGCCGCGGTCGTCATTGGCGGCGTAGCTCTCGCGGGCGGTGTCGGTCGCATGTCGGGCGTCGTCATCGGCAGCCTGATCCTCGCCGTGGTGCCCAGTGGCCTGATCATCGTCGGCGTAGAGCCGAACTGGAAGCAGGTCGTCATCGCCTTCCTCATCGCCGCGGCAGTTTCGCTGCAGGCGCTGCGCACCTCATCACCCCGGAGAAACAAATGA
- a CDS encoding ATP-binding cassette domain-containing protein, with protein MTTNDTAPLYEVRNISKSYGSVVALDGVSLSVRAGEVIGLVGDNGAGKSTLVKALSGAHLPDTGDILLDGEERRWKSPHDALEAGIETLYQDSSLAPDLSVSSNVFLGREIVKPGILGKLGFLAQAKMDSEAHADLERVGIAVPASNRPVAQLSGGQRQAVAIGRAVSWARKVIILDEPTNHLGARQAKEVLEVIRAAKAKGLGVIFISHTLPHILEVTDRIVVLRLGKVVCDAPTSDFDVDTLLGTITGLIIRPPGE; from the coding sequence ATGACCACGAACGACACCGCGCCCCTCTACGAAGTCCGCAACATCTCCAAGAGCTACGGCAGCGTCGTCGCCCTCGACGGCGTCAGCCTGTCGGTGCGGGCGGGCGAGGTCATCGGCCTCGTCGGGGACAACGGCGCCGGCAAATCCACGCTCGTCAAGGCGCTCTCGGGAGCCCACCTGCCAGACACCGGAGACATCCTGCTCGACGGTGAGGAACGCCGTTGGAAGAGCCCCCACGACGCCCTTGAGGCCGGAATCGAGACACTCTACCAAGACTCGAGTCTTGCCCCGGATCTGTCCGTTTCCTCCAATGTGTTCCTGGGCCGCGAGATCGTCAAGCCGGGCATTCTTGGCAAGCTGGGTTTCCTCGCGCAAGCGAAAATGGATTCGGAGGCACACGCGGACCTTGAGCGCGTCGGAATCGCGGTTCCGGCCTCCAACCGTCCGGTTGCGCAGCTTTCAGGCGGTCAACGTCAGGCAGTCGCCATCGGCCGCGCCGTGTCGTGGGCCCGCAAGGTCATCATCCTCGACGAGCCAACCAACCACCTCGGGGCCCGTCAGGCCAAGGAGGTACTGGAGGTCATCCGTGCGGCGAAGGCGAAGGGGCTCGGTGTTATTTTCATCTCACATACCCTGCCCCATATCCTCGAGGTGACCGACCGCATAGTCGTGCTGCGCCTCGGCAAGGTCGTTTGCGACGCCCCCACGAGCGACTTCGACGTCGACACTCTGCTTGGAACGATCACCGGCCTGATCATCAGGCCGCCAGGCGAATAA
- a CDS encoding TolB family protein: MSTVLIGVVALTALGSAFAYAGWSSTAVRTGPAALAEAPVGTRTIPIEGSRIVFRHTELGSDYGLIAAVPWADSGGPRKLSDVSCERVYAADASEICLRLNRNDHTTFTADLLDQAGQLVRSWPLPGVPSRARINADGTLVAFSAFITAEAYATVGFSIATVIAEIGGPESVNLETFALSVGGVAVTAADRNLWGVTFTSDPNVFYATAASEGQTWLVRGNRAAATLTAISEGAECPSVSPDGTRIAYKKNMSGTTAPLWNIAVLDLATNEETLLPDARNIDDQVEWLDNSTILYGIVRADSIGDSDIWSAPVDGSADARLEIEHGWSPSVVRE; this comes from the coding sequence GTGAGCACAGTTCTGATCGGTGTGGTTGCCCTGACGGCGTTAGGCAGCGCATTTGCCTATGCCGGTTGGTCGTCGACGGCAGTCCGCACCGGTCCGGCAGCGCTCGCGGAGGCGCCTGTCGGCACCCGGACAATTCCGATCGAAGGGTCACGGATTGTCTTTCGCCATACGGAGCTCGGCTCGGACTATGGCCTGATCGCCGCCGTGCCGTGGGCGGACAGCGGCGGACCGCGCAAGCTCAGCGACGTATCGTGCGAGCGCGTGTACGCAGCGGATGCTTCTGAGATCTGCCTGCGTCTGAACCGTAACGACCACACGACATTTACCGCCGATTTGCTTGATCAGGCTGGACAGCTCGTGCGGTCCTGGCCGTTGCCCGGGGTTCCGAGCCGCGCGCGGATCAACGCGGACGGCACCCTCGTGGCCTTCAGCGCGTTCATCACTGCGGAGGCGTATGCCACCGTGGGATTCTCGATTGCCACGGTCATCGCCGAGATCGGCGGGCCGGAGTCGGTCAATCTCGAGACCTTCGCGCTGTCGGTGGGTGGGGTTGCGGTAACCGCCGCCGACCGCAACCTGTGGGGTGTCACCTTCACGAGCGACCCCAACGTGTTCTACGCCACGGCGGCGTCGGAAGGCCAGACCTGGCTCGTGCGGGGCAATCGGGCCGCCGCAACGCTCACCGCCATCAGCGAGGGGGCCGAGTGCCCATCCGTGTCGCCGGACGGCACCCGAATCGCGTACAAGAAGAACATGTCCGGGACGACCGCGCCGCTGTGGAATATTGCGGTGCTCGACCTGGCCACGAATGAGGAGACCCTGCTGCCCGACGCTCGCAACATCGACGATCAGGTGGAGTGGCTCGACAACTCCACGATTCTCTACGGAATCGTGCGAGCGGATTCGATAGGGGACAGTGACATCTGGTCGGCGCCCGTCGATGGCTCAGCGGACGCCCGGCTGGAGATTGAGCATGGATGGTCGCCGTCAGTAGTGCGCGAGTAG